One region of Bosea sp. 29B genomic DNA includes:
- the queF gene encoding preQ(1) synthase: MTIDASTLQLGKASELPRSPEEARLDRVPNPHAGTDYLARFTCPEFTSICPVTGQPDFGILVIDYLPGDWLVESKSLKLYLGAFRNHGAFHEDCTVGIGKTLVELLEPKWFRIGGYWYPRGGIPIDVFFQTGEAPKGLWLPDQGVAPYRGR, encoded by the coding sequence ATGACCATCGACGCCTCGACCCTCCAGCTCGGCAAGGCGAGCGAATTGCCGCGCTCGCCGGAGGAAGCTCGCCTCGACCGCGTGCCGAACCCGCATGCTGGCACCGACTATCTCGCCCGCTTTACCTGCCCGGAGTTCACCTCGATCTGCCCGGTCACCGGCCAGCCCGATTTCGGCATCCTGGTGATCGACTATCTGCCGGGCGACTGGCTGGTCGAATCGAAGTCGCTCAAGCTCTATCTCGGCGCCTTCCGCAATCACGGTGCCTTCCACGAGGACTGCACCGTCGGCATCGGCAAGACGCTGGTCGAGCTGCTCGAGCCGAAATGGTTCCGCATCGGCGGCTACTGGTATCCGCGCGGCGGCATCCCGATCGACGTCTTCTTCCAGACCGGCGAGGCTCCGAAAGGCCTCTGGCTGCCCGACCAGGGCGTCGCGCCCTATCGCGGGCGCTGA
- a CDS encoding nuclear transport factor 2 family protein — MYQRIVQARVRALFDAVNRGDAEPVIAAFARTFEHRFLGDDHALGGSRTSLSAVRDWYERLYRLLPDIHFDLERIDVAGPPWNAVVVVDWRETNSGTDGVRTFNRGHHVLHLAWGRATRLLICPDTTLLVATLDRLFAAGNLEAHAPPITG; from the coding sequence ATGTATCAGAGGATCGTGCAGGCGCGGGTGCGTGCGCTGTTCGACGCGGTGAACAGGGGCGACGCGGAGCCGGTGATCGCCGCCTTCGCGCGAACCTTCGAGCATCGCTTCCTCGGCGACGACCACGCGCTTGGTGGTTCGCGCACCTCGCTTTCGGCGGTGCGCGACTGGTATGAGCGTCTCTACCGGCTGCTGCCCGACATCCACTTCGATCTCGAGCGGATCGATGTCGCCGGACCGCCATGGAACGCGGTCGTGGTCGTGGATTGGCGCGAGACCAACAGCGGCACCGATGGCGTGCGCACCTTCAACCGCGGCCACCACGTCCTGCATCTCGCCTGGGGGCGAGCGACGCGCCTGTTGATCTGCCCGGATACGACGCTGCTCGTGGCGACGCTCGACCGGCTCTTTGCAGCCGGCAATCTGGAGGCGCATGCCCCGCCGATCACGGGATGA
- a CDS encoding DoxX family protein, with amino-acid sequence MTAGQQGLLWLLAAFYLAAGLLHLRSPAAFLPIVPDWVPAPYGTVIATGIAEILGALGLLIPRLRKTAGTGLALYALCVFPANLKHALEGVVLPGLPSSWWDHGPRLALQPVLIWAALHASGVTRWPWRRLPAK; translated from the coding sequence ATGACTGCGGGGCAGCAGGGCCTGCTCTGGCTGCTGGCGGCGTTTTATCTTGCTGCCGGACTGCTGCATCTGCGCTCGCCTGCAGCCTTCCTGCCGATCGTGCCGGATTGGGTCCCTGCGCCATACGGAACCGTGATCGCGACGGGCATCGCCGAAATTCTCGGCGCACTCGGCCTGTTGATTCCGCGGCTGCGCAAGACCGCAGGAACCGGCCTTGCGCTCTATGCGCTCTGTGTGTTCCCGGCCAATCTCAAGCACGCCCTAGAAGGTGTCGTCCTTCCGGGATTGCCGAGCAGCTGGTGGGATCATGGCCCTCGCCTAGCCCTGCAGCCGGTGCTGATCTGGGCGGCGCTGCACGCTTCCGGCGTCACGCGCTGGCCATGGCGGCGCTTGCCAGCCAAGTGA
- the eno gene encoding phosphopyruvate hydratase — translation MTAIIDIIGRQILDSRGNPTVEVDVVLEDGSMGRAAVPSGASTGAHEAVELRDGDKSRYLGKGVLKAVEAVNVDIAEAIVAMDAEDQAAIDQAMIELDGTPNKSRLGANAILGVSLAVAKAAADASGLPLYRYVGGTSARVLPVPMMNIVNGGAHADNPIDFQEFMVMPIGAPSFAEGLRMGAEIFHTLKKALHDAGHNTNVGDEGGFAPNIKSAEAALDFVMQAVEKAGYKPGEDVALALDCAATEFFKDGAYVYEGERKTRDPKAQAKYLAKLVAGYPIVSIEDGMAEDDWEGWKALTDLVGNKCQLVGDDLFVTNVTRLSQGIKSKTANSILVKVNQIGTLTETLAAVEMAQRAGYTAVMSHRSGETEDATIADLAVATNCGQIKTGSLARSDRTAKYNQLLRIEEELGAQAVYAGRSALKALA, via the coding sequence ATGACCGCGATCATCGACATCATCGGCCGCCAGATCCTCGATTCCCGCGGCAACCCGACGGTCGAGGTCGATGTCGTGCTCGAAGACGGCTCGATGGGCCGCGCCGCTGTGCCGTCGGGCGCCTCGACCGGCGCGCATGAGGCGGTCGAGCTGCGCGACGGCGACAAGAGCCGCTATCTCGGCAAGGGCGTGCTGAAGGCGGTCGAAGCCGTCAACGTCGACATCGCCGAGGCGATCGTCGCGATGGACGCCGAGGACCAGGCCGCGATCGACCAGGCGATGATCGAGCTCGATGGCACGCCGAACAAGAGCAGGCTCGGCGCCAACGCCATTCTGGGCGTCTCGCTCGCCGTCGCCAAGGCTGCGGCGGACGCTTCGGGCCTGCCGCTCTATCGCTATGTCGGTGGAACCTCGGCCCGCGTCCTGCCGGTGCCGATGATGAACATCGTCAATGGCGGCGCCCATGCCGACAACCCGATCGACTTCCAGGAATTCATGGTGATGCCGATCGGCGCGCCCTCCTTCGCCGAGGGGCTGCGGATGGGTGCTGAAATCTTCCACACGCTGAAGAAGGCCCTGCACGACGCTGGCCACAATACCAATGTCGGCGACGAAGGTGGCTTTGCTCCCAACATCAAGTCGGCGGAAGCGGCGCTCGACTTCGTCATGCAGGCGGTCGAGAAGGCCGGCTACAAGCCCGGCGAAGACGTCGCGCTGGCGCTCGACTGCGCCGCGACCGAGTTCTTCAAGGACGGCGCCTATGTCTATGAAGGCGAACGCAAAACCCGCGACCCGAAGGCACAGGCGAAGTACCTCGCAAAGCTGGTCGCCGGCTATCCGATCGTCTCGATCGAGGACGGCATGGCCGAAGACGACTGGGAAGGCTGGAAGGCGCTGACCGATCTCGTCGGCAACAAGTGCCAGCTCGTCGGCGACGATCTCTTCGTCACCAATGTCACCCGCCTGTCGCAAGGCATCAAGTCGAAGACGGCGAACTCGATCCTGGTAAAGGTCAACCAGATCGGCACGCTGACCGAGACGCTGGCCGCCGTCGAGATGGCCCAGCGCGCCGGCTACACCGCGGTGATGTCGCATCGCTCGGGCGAGACCGAGGACGCGACCATCGCCGACCTCGCCGTCGCGACCAATTGCGGGCAGATCAAGACCGGCTCGCTGGCCCGCTCCGACCGGACGGCGAAGTACAACCAGCTGCTGCGCATCGAGGAAGAGCTCGGCGCGCAGGCGGTCTATGCCGGCCGCTCGGCGCTGAAGGCGCTGGCCTGA
- a CDS encoding ArsC family reductase encodes MPPPRRRQSGTVGTMVTLYGIKNCDTMKKAWSWLDAHEISYTFHDYRVSGIDKPKLEAWCRELGWEKVLNKGSTTFRELPEADRQGLDEKKAIALMLAQPTMIKRPVLDLGDRRILAFKPDVYAAAFSRAR; translated from the coding sequence ATGCCACCCCCGCGCCGACGGCAATCAGGGACGGTCGGGACGATGGTCACGCTCTACGGCATCAAGAACTGCGACACGATGAAGAAGGCCTGGAGCTGGCTCGACGCGCACGAGATTTCCTACACCTTCCACGATTATCGCGTCTCCGGCATCGACAAGCCCAAGCTCGAGGCCTGGTGCCGCGAGCTCGGCTGGGAGAAGGTGCTCAATAAGGGAAGCACCACCTTCCGCGAGCTGCCCGAGGCCGACAGGCAGGGTCTCGACGAGAAGAAGGCGATCGCACTGATGCTGGCGCAGCCGACCATGATCAAGCGCCCGGTGCTCGATCTCGGCGACCGCCGCATCCTCGCCTTCAAGCCCGACGTCTACGCAGCCGCATTCTCCCGGGCGCGATAA
- the tgt gene encoding tRNA guanosine(34) transglycosylase Tgt gives MSEPQVSQPGATDFSFHLLGQDGSARTGEVRMPRGVIRTPAFMPVGTAATVKGMYPEQVKALGADVVLGNTYHLMLRPGAERVARLGGLHKFMNWPHPILTDSGGFQVMSLANLRKLTEEGVTFQSHIDGSKHVLTPERSVEIQNLLGSDIVMQLDECVSLPCEDKVAQKAMHLSLRWAERCKKAFGDPAGRALFGIVQGGAVPALRVESARELAAMDLKGYAIGGLAVGEPQDVMLAMIETVEPHLPSEKPRYLMGVGTPDDIVEAVRRGVDMFDCVMPTRAGRHGQIFTRFGRMNLKNAKHAEDARPVDPQSSCPAANSYSRAYLHHLVKAEEMLGKMLLTWVNLAYYQELMAGLRAAIAAGRLEDFIAETKEGWAKGEPA, from the coding sequence ATGTCCGAGCCGCAGGTGTCACAACCCGGCGCGACCGATTTCAGCTTCCATCTCCTCGGCCAGGACGGCTCTGCCCGCACCGGCGAGGTCCGCATGCCGCGCGGCGTGATCCGCACGCCGGCCTTCATGCCGGTCGGCACCGCCGCGACGGTCAAGGGCATGTATCCCGAGCAGGTCAAGGCGCTCGGCGCCGATGTCGTGCTCGGCAACACCTATCACCTGATGCTGCGGCCGGGTGCCGAGCGCGTCGCCAGGCTCGGCGGCCTGCACAAGTTCATGAACTGGCCGCATCCGATCCTGACCGATTCCGGCGGATTCCAGGTGATGTCGCTGGCCAATCTGCGCAAGCTGACCGAGGAGGGCGTTACCTTCCAGTCCCACATCGATGGCTCGAAACATGTGCTGACGCCGGAGCGCTCGGTCGAGATTCAGAACCTGCTCGGCTCCGACATCGTCATGCAGCTCGACGAATGCGTCTCGCTGCCCTGCGAGGACAAGGTCGCGCAGAAGGCGATGCATCTGTCGCTTCGTTGGGCCGAGCGCTGCAAGAAGGCTTTTGGCGATCCGGCGGGCAGGGCGCTGTTCGGCATCGTCCAGGGCGGCGCCGTGCCGGCGCTTCGCGTCGAGAGCGCCCGCGAGCTCGCCGCCATGGACCTCAAGGGCTACGCGATCGGCGGCCTCGCGGTCGGCGAGCCGCAGGATGTGATGCTGGCGATGATCGAGACGGTCGAGCCGCATCTGCCCAGTGAGAAGCCGCGCTATCTGATGGGCGTCGGCACGCCGGACGACATCGTCGAGGCGGTCAGGCGCGGCGTCGACATGTTCGATTGCGTGATGCCGACACGTGCCGGCCGCCACGGCCAGATCTTCACCCGCTTCGGCCGGATGAACCTGAAGAACGCCAAGCACGCCGAGGATGCCAGGCCGGTCGATCCGCAATCCTCCTGCCCGGCGGCGAACAGCTATTCGCGCGCCTATCTGCACCATCTGGTCAAGGCCGAAGAGATGCTCGGCAAGATGCTGCTGACCTGGGTGAACCTCGCCTATTACCAGGAGCTGATGGCGGGCCTGCGCGCTGCCATCGCCGCAGGGCGCCTGGAAGACTTCATCGCTGAAACGAAAGAAGGCTGGGCCAAAGGCGAGCCGGCGTGA
- a CDS encoding multicopper oxidase family protein translates to MSKDASPPASRPHPSRRLVIAQGAGMATLLSPLSALAQQSPAAPQAASAGAAPNLVAAPAKLRLRPAPAPETEIWSFDGATPGPVLKVKQGETLRLNLQNRTDKPLSLHWHGLRADHAMDGVGGFSQEPVPPGGQFEYRLTPPDSGTFLYRPMLLGGSSEPAGRGLSGLLIVEEKEPPAVDLDLPALIGDWLLGDDQKLLPFAVDAQDGAAAGRLGSWLTVNGKPPPLPVKLPPGARVRLRLANACNARIMRLRFDEMKAFVAAVDGQPTETFEPVRGQLPFAPGTRYDVIFDMPETVGAAASVTALIGPGVPLVRFVSDGTAKPARPAITAMPLNPALPAAVRLQDARRSEMIIEGGAKVTPENKLDLAGLDLARPWTVNGGQGDPKGKPLFSVKRGSPVVIGITNKTAFLQPFHVHGHCFRLLHPLDDGWEPYFLDTVQIPEGKRLHIAFIADNPGRWLISSTVLERFDRGLWSWFEVT, encoded by the coding sequence ATGAGCAAAGACGCTTCGCCGCCGGCCTCGCGCCCTCATCCCAGTCGACGCCTCGTCATCGCACAGGGCGCCGGCATGGCGACCCTGCTCTCGCCGCTGTCCGCACTGGCCCAACAGTCGCCGGCTGCCCCGCAAGCCGCGTCGGCAGGCGCCGCACCGAATCTCGTCGCCGCCCCCGCCAAGCTGCGCTTGCGACCGGCGCCGGCGCCCGAGACCGAGATCTGGTCCTTCGATGGTGCGACCCCGGGACCCGTCCTCAAGGTGAAGCAGGGCGAGACCTTGCGTCTCAACCTGCAGAATCGGACCGACAAGCCGCTTTCGCTGCATTGGCACGGCCTGCGCGCCGACCACGCCATGGACGGTGTCGGCGGCTTCAGCCAGGAGCCGGTGCCTCCCGGCGGGCAATTCGAATACCGACTGACGCCACCTGATTCCGGCACATTCCTTTATCGGCCGATGCTGCTCGGCGGATCGTCCGAGCCGGCCGGGCGCGGGCTCTCCGGCCTGCTCATCGTCGAGGAGAAGGAGCCGCCCGCAGTCGATCTCGATTTGCCCGCCCTGATCGGCGACTGGCTGCTCGGCGACGACCAGAAACTTCTACCCTTTGCGGTGGACGCACAGGACGGCGCCGCGGCCGGCCGACTCGGCAGCTGGCTGACGGTCAACGGCAAGCCGCCGCCACTGCCGGTCAAGCTGCCGCCGGGCGCCCGCGTCCGGCTTCGGCTTGCTAATGCCTGCAATGCCCGGATCATGCGGCTGCGCTTCGACGAGATGAAGGCTTTCGTCGCCGCGGTCGACGGCCAGCCGACCGAGACCTTCGAACCGGTCCGGGGTCAGCTGCCTTTCGCGCCGGGCACGCGCTACGACGTGATCTTCGACATGCCCGAGACGGTCGGCGCCGCCGCCAGCGTCACCGCGCTGATCGGCCCCGGCGTGCCGCTGGTGCGCTTCGTCAGCGACGGGACGGCGAAGCCGGCGCGCCCGGCGATCACGGCCATGCCGCTCAATCCGGCGCTGCCGGCGGCGGTCAGGCTCCAGGACGCCAGGCGCTCCGAGATGATCATCGAGGGCGGCGCCAAGGTCACGCCGGAGAACAAGCTCGATCTCGCCGGCCTCGACCTCGCCAGGCCCTGGACCGTCAATGGCGGCCAGGGCGATCCGAAGGGCAAGCCGCTGTTCAGCGTCAAGCGCGGATCACCGGTGGTGATCGGCATCACCAACAAGACCGCCTTCCTGCAGCCCTTCCATGTCCACGGCCACTGCTTCCGCCTGCTGCATCCGCTCGACGACGGCTGGGAGCCCTATTTCCTCGACACAGTGCAAATCCCCGAGGGCAAGCGCCTGCATATCGCCTTCATCGCCGACAATCCCGGCCGCTGGCTGATCTCATCGACCGTGCTGGAGCGCTTCGACCGCGGGCTGTGGAGCTGGTTCGAGGTGACGTGA
- the kdsA gene encoding 3-deoxy-8-phosphooctulonate synthase, with translation MTANAIVTVGADLARPVRFGNGLPLALIAGPCQMESRDHALEIALALKETSEKLGIGLVFKASFDKANRTSVKGQRGIGLEAALPVYAEIRERTGLPVLTDIHDVSQCAPVAEVVDILQIPAFLCRQTDLLVAAAKTGRVVNVKKGQFLAPWDMVNVAAKVTESGNPNVMLTERGASFGYNTLVTDMRALPIMAEIGAPVIFDATHSVQQPGGKGASTGGQREFVPVLARAAVAVGVAGVFIETHPDPDNAPSDGPNMVPLRDFHALIAELQEFDRLAKRTTHSTLAYV, from the coding sequence ATGACCGCCAACGCCATCGTCACCGTGGGCGCCGACCTCGCCAGGCCCGTCCGATTCGGTAACGGCCTGCCGCTCGCCTTGATCGCCGGCCCCTGCCAGATGGAGAGCCGCGATCACGCGCTGGAGATCGCCCTGGCGCTGAAGGAGACGTCCGAGAAGCTCGGCATCGGGCTGGTCTTCAAGGCTTCGTTCGACAAGGCCAACCGCACCAGCGTGAAGGGCCAGCGTGGCATCGGCCTGGAAGCCGCCCTGCCCGTCTACGCCGAGATCCGCGAGCGCACTGGCTTGCCAGTGCTGACCGACATCCACGATGTGAGCCAGTGCGCGCCGGTCGCCGAGGTGGTCGACATCCTGCAGATTCCGGCCTTCCTCTGCCGGCAGACCGACCTGCTCGTCGCCGCCGCCAAGACCGGCCGCGTCGTCAACGTCAAGAAGGGCCAGTTCCTGGCTCCGTGGGACATGGTCAACGTCGCCGCCAAGGTGACCGAGAGCGGCAATCCGAACGTGATGCTGACCGAGCGCGGCGCCTCTTTCGGCTACAACACGCTGGTCACCGACATGCGCGCCCTGCCGATCATGGCCGAGATCGGCGCGCCCGTGATCTTCGACGCCACCCATTCGGTGCAGCAGCCCGGCGGCAAAGGCGCCTCGACCGGCGGCCAGCGCGAATTCGTGCCGGTGCTGGCGCGTGCCGCGGTCGCGGTCGGCGTCGCCGGCGTCTTCATCGAGACCCATCCCGACCCCGACAACGCCCCGTCTGACGGGCCGAACATGGTGCCACTGCGTGACTTCCATGCACTGATCGCAGAACTGCAAGAGTTCGACCGGCTTGCCAAGCGCACGACGCATTCTACGCTGGCGTATGTCTGA
- a CDS encoding DMT family transporter yields the protein MHQSVPLSDERLRWRRQLAFAGMAFAMLIFGANFVVSRHAVLNGLSSHDMLALRFVTAGFLLLPSFMMGGGLRDCAGLGWKRGLVLAVMSGFPMSFLLMTGLTYAPAAHGAVIGPGTVTVIGIVGSVVLFGALLTRQLVLGVIAVLIGLACLGIAGTTHSNPSIVFGDLCFLGVGLVWGGYPLLIQLWRVNALKATAVVSVLSMAYLPIYFAFYFRGFDVAPWWVLLLHAINQGVLNVIVGLWIWSWSTPILGPSVAGRFPPMIPVVGTLLAIPVLGEIPSGLQIGGIALIIAGLFVASWRRPAAP from the coding sequence ATGCATCAATCCGTGCCCCTTTCGGACGAGCGGCTGCGCTGGCGCCGGCAACTCGCCTTTGCCGGCATGGCCTTCGCCATGCTGATCTTCGGGGCGAATTTCGTCGTCAGCCGTCACGCCGTGCTGAACGGCCTGTCATCGCACGACATGCTGGCGCTGCGCTTCGTCACCGCCGGCTTCCTGCTGCTGCCTAGCTTCATGATGGGCGGGGGATTGCGCGATTGCGCCGGTCTCGGCTGGAAGCGCGGTCTGGTCCTGGCGGTGATGAGCGGTTTCCCGATGAGCTTCCTGCTCATGACGGGACTGACCTATGCTCCCGCCGCCCATGGCGCGGTGATCGGGCCGGGCACCGTCACGGTGATCGGCATCGTCGGCAGCGTCGTCCTGTTCGGCGCGCTCTTGACGCGGCAGCTCGTGCTCGGCGTGATCGCGGTGCTCATCGGCCTCGCCTGCCTCGGCATTGCCGGCACGACGCATTCCAACCCGAGCATCGTCTTCGGCGATCTCTGCTTCCTCGGCGTCGGACTGGTCTGGGGCGGCTATCCGCTGCTGATCCAGCTCTGGCGGGTCAACGCCCTCAAGGCCACGGCCGTCGTCTCCGTGCTATCGATGGCCTATCTGCCGATCTACTTCGCCTTCTATTTCCGCGGCTTCGACGTCGCACCCTGGTGGGTCCTGCTGCTGCACGCGATCAATCAGGGCGTGCTCAACGTCATCGTCGGCCTGTGGATCTGGAGCTGGTCGACGCCGATACTCGGCCCCTCCGTCGCAGGACGCTTTCCGCCGATGATCCCGGTCGTCGGTACGTTGCTTGCGATTCCCGTGCTCGGCGAGATCCCGAGCGGGCTGCAGATCGGCGGCATCGCGCTGATCATCGCCGGGCTGTTCGTCGCCTCATGGCGTCGCCCAGCGGCGCCCTAG
- a CDS encoding phosphoribosyltransferase family protein — protein MIDRLQQVANRDDDLDIPFRSWKNHPAAGVDFPDLSTATSEAARTRPIIDALASRIPAGIEVLAGLDIGGLGLAGALAYRNGLGFIDIRKVDSLRNEVMRSIMANYELGEGVVISKGARLAGRHVAIVDDCLISGGTALATARLIRRLGGHCNTALFVFDIEGMGGLERLAQGGITAEVLRTVPRTAPENAEGV, from the coding sequence ATGATCGATCGGCTGCAACAGGTCGCGAACCGCGACGACGACCTCGATATTCCGTTCCGCTCCTGGAAGAATCATCCTGCTGCCGGAGTGGATTTTCCCGACCTCTCCACCGCGACCAGCGAAGCGGCCCGAACCCGCCCGATCATCGACGCCCTCGCGTCGCGGATCCCGGCCGGGATCGAGGTGCTGGCCGGTCTCGACATTGGCGGGCTCGGCCTTGCGGGGGCACTGGCCTATCGCAACGGCCTCGGCTTCATCGACATCCGCAAGGTCGATTCGCTGCGCAACGAGGTGATGCGCAGCATCATGGCGAATTACGAGCTCGGCGAAGGCGTCGTGATCTCGAAAGGCGCCCGGCTGGCAGGCCGCCATGTCGCGATCGTCGACGATTGTTTGATCTCGGGCGGCACGGCGCTGGCGACGGCGCGGCTGATCCGCCGGCTCGGCGGCCATTGCAACACGGCGCTCTTCGTCTTCGACATCGAGGGCATGGGCGGGCTCGAGCGCCTGGCCCAGGGCGGCATCACGGCCGAGGTGCTGCGCACTGTCCCGCGCACGGCACCGGAGAATGCGGAGGGCGTCTAG
- a CDS encoding 2'-5' RNA ligase family protein, giving the protein MGKPSPDQPGLFGWDPWYGIAADRDWSKTLIVPGWVRYFFALVPPPEHAAAIHAFAHALRRSHGLRGWPIGPERYHLTLGGIERYGGATDEEIATLERIAASIVAPSFSVAFDHVAGYGGPGDRQAIFLETSETFSILDRLQRRLCREMRARGFWMPSKFGPHVTLLYDECPFDKPIIPPESFPVREFVLIRSVHGASHHDHLARWPLRDRADVI; this is encoded by the coding sequence ATGGGAAAACCGTCTCCAGATCAACCAGGTCTGTTCGGTTGGGATCCCTGGTATGGGATCGCGGCGGACCGCGACTGGTCGAAAACCCTAATTGTACCCGGTTGGGTCAGATACTTCTTCGCGCTGGTGCCGCCGCCGGAGCACGCTGCGGCAATCCACGCTTTCGCGCATGCTCTGCGCAGATCGCACGGCTTGCGCGGGTGGCCAATCGGACCGGAACGCTATCACCTCACTTTGGGGGGCATCGAGCGTTACGGCGGGGCCACCGATGAGGAGATCGCGACCTTGGAGAGGATCGCCGCGTCCATTGTCGCGCCGAGTTTCTCTGTCGCCTTCGACCATGTCGCGGGGTATGGCGGCCCGGGCGATCGGCAGGCCATCTTTCTGGAGACGAGCGAGACGTTCTCGATCCTCGATAGGCTTCAGAGGAGGCTATGTCGCGAGATGCGGGCGAGAGGTTTTTGGATGCCATCCAAATTCGGGCCGCACGTGACGCTGCTCTACGATGAATGCCCATTCGACAAGCCGATAATCCCCCCTGAGAGCTTTCCAGTCCGGGAGTTCGTGCTCATCCGCAGCGTCCATGGCGCAAGCCATCACGACCATCTTGCTCGCTGGCCGTTGCGCGATCGCGCCGACGTAATCTAG
- a CDS encoding MFS transporter has protein sequence MSETPASTVPPAPPQGSLKSLILVLGACGFASTFTMRLLDPLVPTLAAEFTRSIAQVAAVATAFAFAYAVGQPFLGPIADSIGKLRTIAVCLGALALLSLAAGFAGSFEMLTGVRTVAGIAAGGVIPVAMAAIGDRAPMAERQIMLGRFLVLMIVGQMVGAACSGLIAEHLGWRYVFVMAGAIAGIAGMLVVLVLKPRPNASRPPLSFKTALTSYAAVFANPRSKLLYGLVVVEGSLIFGMPPYIAAILHERADVGPSQAGLVIAGTGLGGIIYGVLTRILVERLGPTRMTTLGGIVMGFAYALFSLAFLPWWSAVAIFTLSGFGFFLMHGTFQAQATELAPTARGSAVALFACALFCGHALGPVLMGAALHLFGTSSAILIFAAGIAVLGVLAPRILPLAGSRT, from the coding sequence ATGTCTGAGACGCCCGCCAGTACCGTTCCGCCCGCGCCCCCGCAAGGTTCGCTGAAGTCACTCATCCTGGTGCTCGGGGCGTGCGGCTTCGCCTCGACCTTCACCATGCGTCTGCTCGACCCGCTGGTACCGACGCTGGCGGCGGAGTTCACGCGCAGCATCGCGCAGGTCGCCGCGGTCGCGACGGCCTTCGCCTTCGCCTATGCGGTTGGCCAGCCCTTTCTCGGCCCGATCGCGGATTCGATCGGCAAGCTGCGAACGATCGCGGTCTGCCTCGGCGCGCTCGCCCTGCTCTCACTGGCCGCCGGCTTCGCCGGCTCTTTCGAGATGCTGACGGGCGTCCGCACGGTCGCCGGCATCGCTGCAGGCGGCGTCATTCCTGTCGCGATGGCGGCGATCGGCGACCGCGCGCCCATGGCCGAACGCCAGATCATGCTCGGCCGCTTCCTGGTGCTGATGATCGTCGGGCAGATGGTCGGCGCCGCCTGCTCCGGGCTGATCGCCGAGCACCTCGGCTGGCGCTACGTCTTCGTGATGGCGGGTGCGATCGCCGGAATCGCCGGGATGCTGGTCGTGCTGGTGCTGAAGCCCCGGCCGAACGCGTCGCGCCCGCCGCTCAGCTTCAAGACCGCGCTGACCAGCTATGCCGCCGTCTTCGCCAATCCACGCTCGAAGCTGCTCTATGGTCTCGTCGTGGTCGAGGGCAGCCTGATCTTCGGCATGCCGCCCTATATCGCCGCAATCCTGCACGAGCGCGCCGATGTCGGCCCGTCACAAGCCGGCCTCGTCATCGCCGGCACCGGGCTCGGCGGCATCATCTACGGCGTCCTGACCCGGATCCTGGTCGAGCGGCTCGGGCCGACCCGGATGACGACCCTGGGCGGCATCGTGATGGGCTTCGCCTATGCCCTGTTCTCGCTCGCCTTCCTGCCCTGGTGGAGTGCGGTCGCGATCTTCACGCTGAGTGGCTTCGGCTTCTTCCTGATGCACGGCACCTTCCAGGCGCAGGCGACCGAACTCGCGCCGACCGCCCGCGGCTCGGCCGTGGCGCTGTTCGCCTGCGCGCTGTTCTGTGGCCATGCGCTTGGGCCGGTGCTGATGGGCGCCGCCCTGCATCTGTTCGGCACCAGCAGCGCCATCCTGATCTTTGCCGCCGGGATCGCGGTGCTTGGCGTGCTGGCGCCGCGCATCCTGCCCTTGGCCGGAAGCCGGACTTAG